The following are from one region of the Hemitrygon akajei chromosome 31, sHemAka1.3, whole genome shotgun sequence genome:
- the LOC140719252 gene encoding BTB/POZ domain-containing protein KCTD5-like isoform X2 has product MAEGKEPNNKWVRLNVGGTHFLTTRQTLCREEKSFLYRLCQEEGELLSDRDEMGAYLIDRDPTYFGPILNYLRHGKLVINKELAEEGVLEEAEFYNIAPLIKLVKEKIKERDCKPTQIPTKHVYRVLQCQEEELTQMVSTMSDGWKFEQLVSIGSSYNYGNEDQAEFLCVVSKELHNTTNGISCEPSRKAKLLQAKGSTM; this is encoded by the exons ATGGCGGAGGGAAAGGAGCCGAATAACAAGTGGGTTCGGCTTAATGTCGGGGGCACGCACTTCCTGACCACTCGGCAGACGCTGTGCCGTGAGGAGAAGTCCTTCTTGTACCGCCTGTGCCAGGAGGAGGGCGAGCTGTTGTCCGACCGG GACGAGATGGGGGCGTACTTGATTGACCGGGATCCCACGTACTTTGGGCCCATATTGAATTATCTCCGACATGGCAAACTTGTCATCAACAAGGAACTGGCAGAGGAGG GGGTTCTGGAAGAAGCAGAGTTTTACAACATTGCACCTTTGATCAAATTAGTGAAAGAGAAGATCAAAGAGAGAGATTGCAAGCCCACACAG ATTCCTACAAAACATGTTTACCGAGTTCTCCAGTGTCAGGAGGAAGAGCTGACACAAATGGTTTCCACTATGTCTGATGGCTGGAAATTTGAGCAG TTGGTCAGCATTGGATCTTCCTACAACTATGGCAATGAAGACCAGGCAGAGTTTCTATGCGTTGTTTCCAAGGAGCTACACAACACCACCAACGGGATAAGCTGTGAACCGAGTCGAAAAGCAAAG
- the LOC140719252 gene encoding BTB/POZ domain-containing protein KCTD5-like isoform X1 — translation MAEGKEPNNKWVRLNVGGTHFLTTRQTLCREEKSFLYRLCQEEGELLSDRDEMGAYLIDRDPTYFGPILNYLRHGKLVINKELAEEGVLEEAEFYNIAPLIKLVKEKIKERDCKPTQIPTKHVYRVLQCQEEELTQMVSTMSDGWKFEQLVSIGSSYNYGNEDQAEFLCVVSKELHNTTNGISCEPSRKAKGEDEEADCDMNDGD, via the exons ATGGCGGAGGGAAAGGAGCCGAATAACAAGTGGGTTCGGCTTAATGTCGGGGGCACGCACTTCCTGACCACTCGGCAGACGCTGTGCCGTGAGGAGAAGTCCTTCTTGTACCGCCTGTGCCAGGAGGAGGGCGAGCTGTTGTCCGACCGG GACGAGATGGGGGCGTACTTGATTGACCGGGATCCCACGTACTTTGGGCCCATATTGAATTATCTCCGACATGGCAAACTTGTCATCAACAAGGAACTGGCAGAGGAGG GGGTTCTGGAAGAAGCAGAGTTTTACAACATTGCACCTTTGATCAAATTAGTGAAAGAGAAGATCAAAGAGAGAGATTGCAAGCCCACACAG ATTCCTACAAAACATGTTTACCGAGTTCTCCAGTGTCAGGAGGAAGAGCTGACACAAATGGTTTCCACTATGTCTGATGGCTGGAAATTTGAGCAG TTGGTCAGCATTGGATCTTCCTACAACTATGGCAATGAAGACCAGGCAGAGTTTCTATGCGTTGTTTCCAAGGAGCTACACAACACCACCAACGGGATAAGCTGTGAACCGAGTCGAAAAGCAAAG GGCGAGGACGAGGAAGCTGATTGTGATATGAATGACGGGGACTAA